The following coding sequences are from one Streptomyces sp. NBC_01485 window:
- a CDS encoding class II aldolase/adducin family protein, which translates to MSETVSAPVAPVEQRGQANIIKPGIGLPAPAENLSSAEERLLRKRELAATFRLFGKFGFGEGIAGHVTVRDPEYPDHFWVNPFVMSFHHIKVSDLLLVDQKGEVVEGRGQVNLAGFYIHSEVHEARPDVVAAAHAHSLHGKAFASLGIPLDPITQDAAAFYRDHAVYDYYGGPAGFREEGQRIAAALGEHKAAILQNHGLITVGHSVSEAAWWFITMERSCQAQLLAMAAGKPISIDHETAEFAQREVGTPYAGWLSFRPLWEQIIREQPDLFD; encoded by the coding sequence ATGAGCGAAACAGTGAGCGCGCCGGTTGCTCCGGTCGAGCAGCGCGGCCAGGCCAACATCATCAAGCCGGGCATCGGCCTGCCCGCTCCCGCCGAGAACCTCTCGTCCGCGGAGGAGCGCCTCCTGCGGAAGCGGGAGCTCGCGGCCACTTTCCGGCTCTTCGGCAAGTTCGGGTTCGGCGAGGGGATCGCGGGCCACGTCACGGTGCGTGACCCCGAGTACCCGGACCACTTCTGGGTCAACCCGTTCGTCATGAGCTTCCACCACATCAAAGTCTCCGACCTGCTGCTCGTCGATCAGAAGGGCGAGGTCGTCGAGGGCCGGGGGCAGGTGAACCTGGCCGGCTTCTACATCCACTCCGAGGTGCACGAGGCCCGACCGGACGTGGTGGCCGCCGCGCACGCGCATTCGCTCCACGGCAAGGCCTTCGCCTCTCTCGGCATCCCGCTGGACCCCATCACCCAGGACGCCGCCGCCTTCTACCGCGACCACGCGGTCTACGACTACTACGGGGGGCCGGCCGGCTTCCGGGAGGAGGGGCAGCGCATCGCCGCGGCCCTGGGCGAGCACAAGGCGGCGATCCTCCAGAACCACGGCCTGATCACCGTCGGCCACAGCGTGAGCGAGGCGGCCTGGTGGTTCATCACGATGGAGCGCTCCTGCCAGGCCCAGCTCCTCGCGATGGCGGCCGGCAAGCCCATCTCCATCGACCACGAGACCGCCGAGTTCGCACAGCGCGAGGTCGGCACCCCCTACGCGGGCTGGCTCAGCTTCCGGCCGCTGTGGGAGCAGATCATCCGGGAGCAGCCGGACCTGTTCGACTAG
- a CDS encoding AMP-binding protein, with product MDTELSHATGSTEKPLLDTTIGDDFDRIVALFPGREALVDVPTGRRWTYAELRADVDALALALLEAGIARGDRVGIWAPNCAEWVMVQYATAKTGVVLVNINPAYRSHELAYALDQSGIRLLFAVPSFKTADYAAMVEEVAPRCPSLERAVYLGGEEWAELLHRGRAASPDRLAEAQGGLSPDDPINIQYTSGTTGFPKGATLSHRNILNNGYFVGELLGYSQEDRICVPVPFYHCFGMVLGNLAATSHGACVVIPAPVFDPVATLAACAAERCTSLYGVPTMFIALLNVPDFASYDLSSVRTGVMAGSPCPVEVMKQVTKWAPEMAICYGMTETSPTSTQTTADDSLDRRVSTVGRAHPHVEVKIVSLETGETVPRGQSGELCTRGYSVMLGYWGEPEKTAEAVDAGGWMHTGDLGVMDEDGYLAITGRIKDLVIRGGENIYPREIEEFLYTHPDVLDAQVIGVPDEKYGEELMAWIRLREGAAPLDAAAVREFCSGRLAHYKIPRYVHCVDAFPMTVTGKIRKVEMRQRAREIVGQPSGTVVRPV from the coding sequence ATGGACACCGAGCTGAGTCACGCGACGGGCTCCACCGAGAAGCCGCTGCTGGACACGACGATCGGCGACGACTTCGACCGGATCGTCGCGCTGTTTCCCGGACGCGAGGCCCTCGTCGACGTGCCGACCGGGAGACGGTGGACCTACGCCGAGCTCCGCGCCGACGTCGACGCGCTGGCGCTGGCCCTGCTCGAGGCGGGGATCGCCCGCGGCGACCGGGTCGGGATCTGGGCTCCGAACTGCGCGGAGTGGGTGATGGTGCAGTACGCCACCGCGAAGACGGGCGTCGTCCTGGTGAACATCAACCCCGCGTACCGGTCCCATGAGCTGGCGTACGCCCTCGACCAGTCCGGGATCCGGCTGCTGTTCGCCGTCCCGTCGTTCAAGACCGCCGACTACGCGGCGATGGTCGAGGAGGTCGCGCCGAGGTGCCCGAGCCTGGAGCGCGCGGTGTACCTGGGCGGCGAGGAGTGGGCGGAGCTGCTGCATCGCGGCCGGGCGGCGTCACCGGACCGGCTCGCCGAGGCGCAGGGCGGGCTCTCTCCCGACGACCCGATCAACATCCAGTACACCTCCGGAACAACCGGGTTCCCGAAGGGCGCGACGCTCTCACACCGCAACATCCTCAACAACGGTTACTTCGTGGGCGAGTTGCTCGGCTACAGCCAGGAGGACCGGATCTGTGTCCCGGTGCCCTTCTACCACTGCTTCGGCATGGTCCTGGGCAACCTCGCGGCCACCTCGCACGGAGCCTGCGTCGTCATCCCGGCCCCCGTCTTCGACCCGGTCGCCACGCTCGCGGCCTGCGCCGCGGAACGGTGCACGTCCCTGTACGGCGTGCCCACGATGTTCATCGCGCTGCTGAACGTGCCGGACTTCGCGTCGTACGACCTGTCGTCGGTGCGTACCGGGGTGATGGCGGGGTCGCCGTGCCCGGTGGAAGTGATGAAGCAGGTCACCAAGTGGGCGCCCGAGATGGCGATCTGCTACGGAATGACCGAGACCTCCCCGACGTCGACGCAGACCACGGCCGACGACTCCCTGGACCGGAGGGTCTCCACCGTCGGGCGGGCGCACCCGCACGTCGAGGTGAAGATCGTCTCCCTGGAGACCGGGGAGACGGTGCCGCGCGGGCAGTCCGGCGAACTGTGCACCCGCGGGTACTCGGTGATGCTCGGCTACTGGGGCGAGCCGGAGAAGACCGCCGAGGCCGTCGACGCCGGCGGCTGGATGCACACCGGCGACCTCGGGGTGATGGACGAGGACGGCTACCTCGCCATCACGGGGCGCATCAAGGACCTGGTCATCCGCGGCGGGGAGAACATCTACCCACGGGAGATAGAGGAGTTTCTCTACACCCACCCCGACGTTCTCGACGCCCAGGTGATCGGAGTGCCCGACGAGAAGTACGGCGAGGAGCTGATGGCCTGGATACGGCTGCGGGAGGGCGCGGCACCGCTCGACGCCGCCGCCGTCCGGGAGTTCTGCTCCGGCAGGCTCGCCCACTACAAGATCCCGCGGTACGTGCACTGCGTCGACGCGTTCCCCATGACCGTCACGGGCAAGATCCGCAAGGTCGAGATGCGGCAGAGGGCACGGGAGATCGTCGGGCAGCCGTCCGGGACGGTCGTCCGGCCCGTGTGA
- a CDS encoding helix-turn-helix domain-containing protein produces MSTSWLDLLLADASAGRMARHRDELLQQGSDASRVEREAGLAFRIGTLLDQRRRQASELAALNDIVAQLTSMRRPDAVLQEITTQARRLLGVDLTYLALLHADHAVVEAVTGALTPQLRGQRLSPSSGMFEIVITRREPFWTEDYLSDDSFPHAPHDAVAGAERIRALLGVPLMLRGRALGALFACKRQERHFSDSEVSLLSALAAHAALAIDNATALERYEASTAQLAAANEQLERALNWDRRLTDVVLHGGGVAELVREMAGVTTGELRFIDGRAGIGPELVERVPQVRDALESLFDAAADGPHRVELATRDGESVQITAVRTDQGVVGAVVLVGDCEDDDQLLLERALPALALAVVSERAVAEATRLTRDAMLVDLLNRPATDPDELRRRMRVAGLEPSRSHCVLVALPCGDTPPARRDLGSLPLPIGTVIAADGPRLLAVVPTDDAASLAAAWDKHGAQTATVGIAGPTSTPMELARCYHEAIQTVNALLTLDQPGTATTAHRLGVYRVLLHPTGRAELSAQFDALLGDVAREQERRGMPLLATLKTYLDQGRRAAPTAKLLGVHVNTLYQRLGILDAVLGPGWREPPRAVDLQILLRVVPWDRKRH; encoded by the coding sequence GTGAGCACGTCATGGCTCGATCTGCTGCTGGCCGACGCGTCGGCCGGTCGTATGGCCCGCCATCGCGACGAGCTGCTCCAGCAGGGCTCGGACGCGTCGCGGGTCGAACGGGAGGCGGGCCTTGCGTTCCGGATCGGCACGCTGCTCGATCAACGGCGTCGGCAGGCTTCCGAACTGGCCGCCCTCAATGACATCGTCGCCCAGTTGACCAGCATGCGCCGCCCGGACGCGGTGCTGCAGGAGATCACCACGCAGGCCCGTCGGCTCCTGGGCGTCGACCTGACGTACCTGGCGCTGCTCCACGCGGACCATGCCGTCGTCGAGGCGGTGACGGGGGCGCTGACCCCGCAACTTCGGGGTCAGCGCCTGTCACCCAGCTCCGGCATGTTCGAAATCGTGATCACGCGACGCGAACCGTTCTGGACCGAGGACTACCTCAGCGACGATTCGTTTCCCCACGCACCCCACGACGCGGTGGCCGGCGCCGAGCGGATCCGGGCGCTGCTCGGGGTGCCGCTCATGCTCCGCGGCCGGGCGCTGGGCGCTCTGTTCGCCTGCAAGCGCCAGGAGCGCCACTTCTCCGACAGCGAGGTCTCCCTGCTCTCGGCGCTCGCCGCGCATGCCGCGCTGGCCATCGACAACGCCACCGCGCTGGAACGCTACGAGGCGTCGACCGCACAGCTGGCCGCGGCCAACGAGCAACTGGAGCGTGCCCTGAACTGGGACCGCCGGCTGACCGACGTCGTCCTGCACGGCGGAGGCGTGGCGGAGCTGGTGCGCGAGATGGCGGGGGTGACCACCGGCGAACTGCGGTTCATCGACGGGCGAGCCGGCATCGGGCCGGAGCTCGTGGAGCGGGTACCGCAGGTCCGCGACGCCCTCGAGTCGCTTTTCGACGCCGCCGCCGACGGACCGCACCGGGTCGAACTCGCCACGAGGGACGGCGAGTCGGTGCAGATCACGGCGGTGCGTACGGATCAGGGCGTGGTGGGAGCCGTCGTGCTCGTCGGTGACTGCGAGGACGACGACCAGCTCCTGCTGGAGCGGGCTCTCCCCGCTCTCGCACTGGCCGTGGTCAGCGAACGAGCCGTCGCCGAGGCGACCCGCCTGACCCGCGACGCCATGCTCGTCGATCTGCTGAACCGCCCTGCCACCGATCCGGACGAACTGCGCCGGCGCATGCGCGTCGCCGGCCTCGAACCGTCACGTTCGCACTGTGTGCTGGTCGCCCTGCCCTGCGGCGACACCCCACCGGCCAGGAGAGACCTGGGTTCGCTGCCGTTGCCGATCGGCACGGTGATCGCCGCCGACGGACCGAGGCTCCTCGCGGTGGTGCCCACCGACGATGCCGCGTCCCTCGCCGCGGCCTGGGACAAGCACGGCGCGCAGACGGCGACGGTGGGCATCGCCGGTCCCACCTCGACCCCGATGGAGCTGGCGCGCTGCTATCACGAGGCGATCCAGACGGTGAACGCGCTCCTGACGCTCGACCAGCCCGGCACGGCCACCACCGCTCACCGGCTCGGCGTGTACCGGGTGCTCCTGCACCCGACCGGCCGAGCCGAACTGTCGGCGCAGTTCGACGCGTTGCTCGGCGACGTGGCCCGAGAACAGGAGCGGCGCGGCATGCCCCTGCTGGCCACCCTGAAGACGTATCTCGACCAGGGCAGGCGCGCCGCGCCGACCGCGAAACTGCTCGGCGTGCACGTCAACACGCTGTACCAGCGCCTCGGCATCCTCGACGCGGTCCTCGGCCCGGGCTGGCGGGAGCCGCCCCGGGCCGTGGATCTGCAGATCCTGCTGCGGGTCGTCCCCTGGGACCGCAAGCGGCACTGA